Proteins from a single region of Apium graveolens cultivar Ventura chromosome 7, ASM990537v1, whole genome shotgun sequence:
- the LOC141672790 gene encoding uncharacterized protein LOC141672790 isoform X2, whose product MEKIRRASHAGSWYSDNRNLLLPPSLHISKKLAEELDEWLVAAGIPKSPDVRGVIAPHAGYSYSGRAAAFAFGNIEPSNISRVFLLGPSHHYYTPRCALSQATLYSTPVGDLPIDVEVIEELKATGKFEMMDHQVDEAEHSMEMHLPYLARVFHGYKVKAVPILVGALNAENEALFGRLLAKYVDDPTNFFSVSSDFCHWGSRFSYMHYDKKQGPIYKSIEALDRMGMDIIETGDADRFKKYLLETENTICGRHPISVFLHMLKNSSTKIKINFLRYEQSSQCKSTRDSSVSYASAAAKVEG is encoded by the exons ATGGAGAAAATCAGAAGAGCATCTCACGCTGGTTCTTGGTACTCTGATAATCGTAACTTACTTTTACCCCCTTCTCTCCACATAT CAAAAAAATTAGCCGAAGAGCTAGATGAATGGCTGGTAGCTGCTGGCATCCCTAAATCTCCAGATGTGAGAGGTGTTATTGCACC TCATGCAGGTTACTCTTATTCGGGGCGTGCAGCAGCTTTTGCATTTGGAAACATTGAACCAAGCAACAT TTCCCGGGTTTTCCTTCTTGGTCCATCTCACCACTATTACACCCCAAGATGTGCTCTCAGCCAAGCTACTTTATACAGTACTCCAGTTGGAGACTTGCCTATAGATGTTGAAG TCATCGAAGAACTAAAAGCCACCGGGAAATTTGAGATGATGGATCATCAAGTGGATGAGGCGGAACATAGCATGGAAATGCACCTTCCATATCTTGCTAGAGTCTTCCACGG GTATAAAGTAAAAGCTGTTCCGATCTTGGTCGGTGCTTTGAATGCTGAAAATGAAGCTCTTTTTGGAAGATTACTGGCCAAATATGTGGATGACCCCACTAATTTTTTTTCTGTGTCCTCAGACTTCTGCCACTGGGGATCACG GTTCAGTTACATGCACTATGACAAGAAACAGGGGCCAATATATAAATCTATTGAGGCATTGGACAGGATGGGAATGGACATAATTGAAACTGGGGATGCAGATAGATTTAAAAAATATCTGTTGGAGACTGAAAACACTATATGCGGACGCCACCCAATAAGTGTATTTCTTCAT ATGCTGAAGAACAGCTCCACAAAGATAAAGATCAATTTCCTTCGATACGAACAGTCGAGTCAGTGCAAAAGCACCCGAGATAGTAGTGTAAGTTATGCATCTGCAGCCGCAAAGGTGGAGGGATGA
- the LOC141672790 gene encoding uncharacterized protein LOC141672790 isoform X3, protein MEKIRRASHAGSWYSDNPKKLAEELDEWLVAAGIPKSPDVRGVIAPHAGYSYSGRAAAFAFGNIEPSNISRVFLLGPSHHYYTPRCALSQATLYSTPVGDLPIDVEVIEELKATGKFEMMDHQVDEAEHSMEMHLPYLARVFHGYKVKAVPILVGALNAENEALFGRLLAKYVDDPTNFFSVSSDFCHWGSRFSYMHYDKKQGPIYKSIEALDRMGMDIIETGDADRFKKYLLETENTICGRHPISVFLHMLKNSSTKIKINFLRYEQSSQCKSTRDSSVSYASAAAKVEG, encoded by the exons ATGGAGAAAATCAGAAGAGCATCTCACGCTGGTTCTTGGTACTCTGATAATC CAAAAAAATTAGCCGAAGAGCTAGATGAATGGCTGGTAGCTGCTGGCATCCCTAAATCTCCAGATGTGAGAGGTGTTATTGCACC TCATGCAGGTTACTCTTATTCGGGGCGTGCAGCAGCTTTTGCATTTGGAAACATTGAACCAAGCAACAT TTCCCGGGTTTTCCTTCTTGGTCCATCTCACCACTATTACACCCCAAGATGTGCTCTCAGCCAAGCTACTTTATACAGTACTCCAGTTGGAGACTTGCCTATAGATGTTGAAG TCATCGAAGAACTAAAAGCCACCGGGAAATTTGAGATGATGGATCATCAAGTGGATGAGGCGGAACATAGCATGGAAATGCACCTTCCATATCTTGCTAGAGTCTTCCACGG GTATAAAGTAAAAGCTGTTCCGATCTTGGTCGGTGCTTTGAATGCTGAAAATGAAGCTCTTTTTGGAAGATTACTGGCCAAATATGTGGATGACCCCACTAATTTTTTTTCTGTGTCCTCAGACTTCTGCCACTGGGGATCACG GTTCAGTTACATGCACTATGACAAGAAACAGGGGCCAATATATAAATCTATTGAGGCATTGGACAGGATGGGAATGGACATAATTGAAACTGGGGATGCAGATAGATTTAAAAAATATCTGTTGGAGACTGAAAACACTATATGCGGACGCCACCCAATAAGTGTATTTCTTCAT ATGCTGAAGAACAGCTCCACAAAGATAAAGATCAATTTCCTTCGATACGAACAGTCGAGTCAGTGCAAAAGCACCCGAGATAGTAGTGTAAGTTATGCATCTGCAGCCGCAAAGGTGGAGGGATGA
- the LOC141672790 gene encoding uncharacterized protein LOC141672790 isoform X1: protein MEKIRRASHAGSWYSDNRNLLLPPSLHICMYVLSKKLAEELDEWLVAAGIPKSPDVRGVIAPHAGYSYSGRAAAFAFGNIEPSNISRVFLLGPSHHYYTPRCALSQATLYSTPVGDLPIDVEVIEELKATGKFEMMDHQVDEAEHSMEMHLPYLARVFHGYKVKAVPILVGALNAENEALFGRLLAKYVDDPTNFFSVSSDFCHWGSRFSYMHYDKKQGPIYKSIEALDRMGMDIIETGDADRFKKYLLETENTICGRHPISVFLHMLKNSSTKIKINFLRYEQSSQCKSTRDSSVSYASAAAKVEG from the exons ATGGAGAAAATCAGAAGAGCATCTCACGCTGGTTCTTGGTACTCTGATAATCGTAACTTACTTTTACCCCCTTCTCTCCACATATGTATGTATGTactat CAAAAAAATTAGCCGAAGAGCTAGATGAATGGCTGGTAGCTGCTGGCATCCCTAAATCTCCAGATGTGAGAGGTGTTATTGCACC TCATGCAGGTTACTCTTATTCGGGGCGTGCAGCAGCTTTTGCATTTGGAAACATTGAACCAAGCAACAT TTCCCGGGTTTTCCTTCTTGGTCCATCTCACCACTATTACACCCCAAGATGTGCTCTCAGCCAAGCTACTTTATACAGTACTCCAGTTGGAGACTTGCCTATAGATGTTGAAG TCATCGAAGAACTAAAAGCCACCGGGAAATTTGAGATGATGGATCATCAAGTGGATGAGGCGGAACATAGCATGGAAATGCACCTTCCATATCTTGCTAGAGTCTTCCACGG GTATAAAGTAAAAGCTGTTCCGATCTTGGTCGGTGCTTTGAATGCTGAAAATGAAGCTCTTTTTGGAAGATTACTGGCCAAATATGTGGATGACCCCACTAATTTTTTTTCTGTGTCCTCAGACTTCTGCCACTGGGGATCACG GTTCAGTTACATGCACTATGACAAGAAACAGGGGCCAATATATAAATCTATTGAGGCATTGGACAGGATGGGAATGGACATAATTGAAACTGGGGATGCAGATAGATTTAAAAAATATCTGTTGGAGACTGAAAACACTATATGCGGACGCCACCCAATAAGTGTATTTCTTCAT ATGCTGAAGAACAGCTCCACAAAGATAAAGATCAATTTCCTTCGATACGAACAGTCGAGTCAGTGCAAAAGCACCCGAGATAGTAGTGTAAGTTATGCATCTGCAGCCGCAAAGGTGGAGGGATGA
- the LOC141675216 gene encoding uncharacterized protein LOC141675216, producing the protein MTNNDLDDQQEVSRKRKSSNLSVDNNPTQIPKDHDIDISQDNNNNVVLTLSLGIQQVSPVFEIAQSVPRPGPGPTKIRRRNPTQAPRDGTKSQEIPQPYPWATTKRATVHTLSYLDSKQIKVISAEVQCKRCERQYQMELDLHDKFIEIGSFMAKHKASMHDRAPASLMNPVLPTCKFCNQENSVKPVISDKKKTINWLFLLLGQMLGCCTLEQLKYFCKHTKNHRTGAKDRVLYLAYLAICKQLDPNGPFDR; encoded by the coding sequence ATGACTAACAACGACCTTGATGATCAACAAGAGGTTTCTCGTAAACGAAAATCATCGAATCTCAGCGTTGATAACAACCCCACACAGATCCCAAAAGATCATGATATTGATATCTCTCAAGACAACAACAACAACGTTGTTCTCACTCTCTCTCTAGGTATTCAACAAGTGTCTCCTGTTTTTGAAATCGCACAGTCTGTCCCCCGACCGGGACCGGGGCCTACTAAGATTCGAAGACGTAACCCTACGCAGGCCCCTCGTGACGGTACAAAAAGTCAGGAAATCCCACAACCCTACCCGTGGGCTACTACTAAAAGAGCCACGGTACATACATTAAGCTATCTTGATTCGAAACAAATAAAAGTTATTTCTGCTGAAGTGCAGTGCAAGAGATGTGAAAGACAGTATCAGATGGAACTTGATTTGCATGACAAGTTTATCGAGATCGGGTCGTTTATGGCGAAACATAAAGCCTCCATGCATGATAGGGCCCCTGCTAGTTTGATGAACCCGGTTCTTCCAACGTGTAAGTTTTGTAATCAGGAGAACAGTGTGAAGCCTGTGATTTCGGACAAGAAGAAGACGATAAATTGGTTGTTTTTGCTTTTGGGACAAATGTTAGGATGTTGTACACTTGAACAATTGAAGTATTTCTGCAAGCATACCAAGAATCATCGGACTGGGGCGAAAGATCGTGTTCTGTATCTTGCTTATCTTGCCATTTGCAAACAGCTCGACCCCAATGGTCCCTTTGATCGGTAA